From a region of the Mycobacteroides saopaulense genome:
- the purT gene encoding formate-dependent phosphoribosylglycinamide formyltransferase, with the protein MRGIVVTQEGSPPSEQGMTGSTDTVRPAPAAAAPVTEDAVRATNGAKVGKAVKTVKPEAKAPADEAPTRDGTEDTAADAPAATSVAAPVDQPESAANRTTVMLLGSGELAKELAISFQRLGAEVLVVDSASSGPAHGVADRSVLAPIGESEHLFELVEKERPRFVVPLVETASGEALDKLADGKIAQVIPTAKAVRLAGDREGMRRMAAEELGLPTPAYWFADSVDELHKVLETSGFPAVVRPVSAAYGQGQSVVLRDGDAEPAWEQAIAANIGGNQRVLVETVVEIDYEITLLTVRTAGVGGATRLYFCEPIAHRQSGTDAMQMWQPQPLSQAALELARSIAARAVNALGGHGVYGVELFVRGDEVYFCDVSARPYDSGLVTVRSQRLSEYDMHARAVLGAPIDTILVSPAAAEVVYGDGPGPSPRQLDEALQIPESDLRVFGNAESHRRRRVAVALATAPNTALALSRAQQVARHLR; encoded by the coding sequence GTGAGGGGCATCGTGGTGACGCAGGAGGGTTCGCCCCCCAGCGAGCAAGGGATGACGGGGTCAACCGACACCGTGAGGCCCGCGCCCGCAGCGGCGGCACCGGTGACCGAAGACGCCGTGCGCGCCACCAACGGCGCGAAGGTCGGCAAGGCCGTCAAGACCGTGAAACCCGAGGCGAAGGCACCCGCAGACGAGGCTCCGACCCGGGACGGCACCGAGGACACGGCAGCGGACGCCCCGGCGGCCACTTCCGTGGCGGCACCCGTCGATCAGCCGGAGTCCGCCGCCAACCGCACCACCGTGATGCTGCTCGGTTCGGGCGAGCTGGCCAAGGAACTGGCCATCTCCTTCCAACGTCTGGGCGCCGAGGTCCTCGTGGTGGACAGCGCAAGCAGCGGGCCCGCCCACGGCGTGGCGGACCGTTCCGTGCTGGCGCCGATCGGTGAGTCGGAGCATCTGTTCGAGCTCGTCGAGAAGGAACGGCCCCGATTCGTGGTGCCGCTGGTGGAGACGGCGTCGGGGGAGGCGCTGGACAAGCTGGCCGACGGCAAGATCGCCCAGGTGATCCCGACCGCCAAGGCTGTCCGGCTGGCCGGTGATCGCGAGGGGATGCGGCGGATGGCCGCCGAGGAGCTTGGCCTGCCCACGCCCGCGTACTGGTTCGCCGACTCGGTCGACGAGCTGCACAAGGTGCTCGAAACGTCGGGCTTCCCGGCGGTGGTGCGCCCGGTGTCGGCGGCATACGGCCAAGGGCAGTCGGTGGTGTTGCGTGACGGCGATGCCGAACCGGCATGGGAGCAGGCCATCGCCGCGAACATCGGCGGCAACCAGCGGGTGCTGGTGGAGACCGTGGTGGAGATCGACTACGAGATCACGCTGCTCACGGTGCGCACGGCCGGTGTGGGCGGCGCCACCCGGCTGTACTTCTGCGAGCCCATCGCACATCGGCAGAGCGGCACCGACGCGATGCAGATGTGGCAGCCGCAGCCGCTGAGCCAGGCGGCTCTGGAGCTGGCCCGCTCGATCGCCGCTCGTGCGGTCAATGCCCTTGGCGGGCACGGTGTTTACGGTGTCGAGCTATTTGTCCGCGGCGACGAGGTGTACTTCTGCGATGTGAGCGCGCGGCCGTACGACTCGGGGCTGGTGACCGTGCGCTCGCAGCGACTGTCGGAGTACGACATGCACGCGCGCGCGGTGCTGGGAGCGCCGATCGACACCATTTTGGTGTCGCCGGCCGCCGCCGAGGTGGTCTACGGCGACGGGCCCGGTCCGTCGCCCCGCCAACTCGATGAGGCGTTGCAGATACCGGAGAGTGATCTGCGGGTGTTCGGGAACGCGGAATCCCATCGCCGTCGCCGCGTCGCGGTGGCACTGGCGACGGCCCCCAACACCGCACTGGCGTTGAGTCGGGCACAGCAG
- a CDS encoding UBP-type zinc finger domain-containing protein, giving the protein MKRLFRRGSPAPASTPGPDPCPELAAATGHDPQPRTPGQCEDCAALGEQVWAHLRMCLECGRVSCCDSSPHQHATAHFHATGHPVMRSHEPGESWRWCYVHSTLG; this is encoded by the coding sequence ATGAAGCGGCTGTTTCGGCGTGGATCGCCCGCGCCCGCGTCGACACCGGGACCGGATCCCTGTCCGGAGCTGGCGGCCGCCACCGGGCACGACCCACAACCCCGCACCCCCGGTCAGTGCGAGGACTGCGCGGCGCTGGGCGAGCAGGTGTGGGCACATCTGCGGATGTGCCTGGAATGCGGCCGGGTCAGCTGTTGCGATTCCAGCCCCCACCAGCACGCCACCGCGCATTTCCACGCCACCGGACACCCGGTGATGCGTTCTCACGAGCCGGGCGAGAGCTGGCGCTGGTGCTACGTCCACAGCACTCTCGGTTGA
- a CDS encoding Na+/H+ antiporter: MNVSLLAVLTVALVLAAISRRFGLPTPLVLVVAGLAATAIPGLPSIEMDPDLVLFVILPPLLYTTALESSYVNLRKNIRAVGSLAVLLPLVTTVAVGFVAFYAVPELPLAGAMVLGAIVAPPDAVSATAIGRRLGLPRNIMTLLGGESLLNDATALTAYRVAIAAAIGLGATVADGFKIFALAAIGGVFVGFVIGKLVNVIRCKLDDPLSESAIGLVVPFFAYLLAEEVHGSGVIAVVVAGLMLGHRSVRAGYATRLQDDAVWKAVQLLLESFAFLLIGLQLPKVIEGLRGLSFNTILLSSIAVLTTVIAVRIVFVFAFAYMRPPGQRPSARGVFVVAWAGMRGVVSLAMAFAVPLTTITGEPLPGHPHIVFLTFVVVVGTLLLHGLTLPWVIRVLGVQSDDERKDALAEAAAQDKAARAAADRLEELLDDNDGIEDTNVRSRAAEILRHWNTRRRNAAWERLGRSDEDAGESPMAAFRNLRLEMLETEREVFIAERDAGNIDDEVLRTVLRGLDLEEATMNQADR, translated from the coding sequence GTGAACGTTTCCCTGCTGGCGGTACTCACGGTTGCCCTGGTTCTGGCCGCGATTTCTCGGCGATTCGGGCTTCCCACGCCGTTGGTGCTGGTCGTGGCCGGTCTGGCGGCCACCGCCATCCCTGGCTTGCCGTCCATCGAAATGGATCCGGACCTCGTGTTGTTCGTGATCCTGCCGCCGCTGCTCTACACGACGGCGCTGGAGAGCTCGTACGTCAATCTGCGCAAGAACATCAGGGCAGTCGGCAGCCTGGCCGTGCTGCTTCCCCTGGTCACCACCGTCGCGGTGGGCTTCGTGGCGTTCTACGCCGTCCCCGAACTGCCGTTGGCCGGCGCGATGGTGCTCGGTGCCATCGTGGCCCCGCCCGACGCGGTATCGGCCACCGCCATCGGCCGTCGCCTGGGTCTGCCGCGCAACATCATGACGCTGCTGGGCGGTGAGAGTCTGCTCAACGACGCCACCGCGCTCACCGCCTATCGGGTCGCGATCGCCGCGGCGATCGGGCTCGGTGCCACCGTGGCCGACGGGTTCAAGATCTTCGCGCTCGCGGCCATCGGCGGGGTATTCGTCGGATTCGTCATCGGCAAATTGGTCAACGTCATCCGGTGCAAGCTGGACGATCCGCTCTCCGAGAGTGCGATCGGCCTGGTGGTGCCCTTCTTCGCCTACCTGCTCGCCGAGGAGGTGCACGGCTCCGGTGTGATCGCCGTGGTGGTCGCGGGGCTCATGCTCGGTCACCGCTCGGTGCGGGCCGGATACGCCACCCGACTGCAGGACGACGCGGTGTGGAAGGCCGTGCAACTGCTGCTGGAATCCTTTGCGTTCCTGCTCATCGGATTGCAGCTGCCCAAGGTCATCGAGGGGCTGCGAGGCCTGTCCTTCAACACCATCCTGCTCTCCTCGATTGCGGTGCTGACCACGGTGATAGCGGTGCGCATCGTGTTCGTATTCGCGTTCGCCTACATGCGCCCACCCGGCCAACGACCTTCGGCCCGAGGGGTTTTCGTGGTGGCATGGGCCGGGATGCGTGGCGTGGTGTCACTGGCGATGGCCTTCGCGGTGCCGCTGACCACCATTACCGGCGAGCCACTGCCCGGGCATCCGCACATCGTGTTCCTCACCTTTGTGGTCGTGGTGGGAACCCTTCTCCTGCATGGACTTACGCTGCCGTGGGTAATCAGGGTGCTCGGCGTGCAGAGCGACGACGAGCGCAAGGACGCACTCGCCGAGGCCGCCGCTCAGGACAAGGCCGCCCGCGCGGCCGCCGACCGTCTCGAGGAACTGCTCGACGACAACGACGGCATCGAGGACACCAACGTACGCAGCCGGGCCGCAGAGATATTGCGGCACTGGAACACCCGGCGTCGCAACGCGGCATGGGAGCGTCTCGGGCGCAGCGACGAGGACGCCGGCGAGAGTCCGATGGCCGCCTTCCGGAACCTGCGTCTGGAGATGCTCGAGACGGAGCGGGAGGTGTTCATCGCCGAACGCGATGCGGGCAATATCGACGACGAGGTGCTGCGCACCGTCTTACGCGGCCTCGACCTCGAAGAGGCCACCATGAACCAGGCCGACCGCTAG
- a CDS encoding PaaI family thioesterase yields the protein MTADGDRLAALHEEMNRAIREIEGEHSGGFPQYSPSSVGPGFGRFLTAMRRLQDLAVSADMEDPRWDEAADLTEKLVELMDPYESPEGVGPANRVADEPANGHLLLPPWFIDKAGPDGIEAHGDFPRFYLGGNGAVHGGILPLLFDHLFGMTVIMAGRTISRTAFLHVNYREVVPVGVPLTASSRIDEVDRRKAFVSAELYDAHGTVLADANGLMVQLLPGQP from the coding sequence ATGACTGCTGACGGGGACAGGCTCGCCGCGCTCCACGAAGAGATGAATCGGGCGATCCGTGAGATCGAAGGCGAGCACAGTGGCGGGTTCCCGCAGTACTCGCCGTCCTCGGTAGGCCCGGGGTTCGGGCGCTTCCTGACCGCCATGCGGCGGTTGCAGGACCTCGCGGTGTCGGCCGATATGGAGGACCCGCGCTGGGATGAGGCGGCCGACCTCACCGAGAAGCTCGTCGAGCTGATGGACCCGTACGAGTCACCCGAGGGGGTCGGTCCCGCCAACCGGGTGGCCGACGAGCCCGCCAACGGGCATCTGCTGCTGCCGCCGTGGTTCATCGACAAGGCCGGCCCGGACGGTATCGAGGCGCACGGCGACTTCCCACGGTTCTACCTGGGGGGCAACGGTGCCGTGCACGGCGGCATTCTGCCGCTGTTGTTCGACCATCTCTTCGGGATGACGGTGATCATGGCGGGTCGCACGATCAGCCGCACCGCCTTCCTGCACGTCAACTACCGCGAGGTGGTGCCGGTGGGGGTGCCCTTGACGGCCAGCAGCCGCATCGACGAGGTGGACCGCCGCAAGGCCTTCGTCTCGGCCGAACTGTACGACGCGCACGGCACCGTGCTGGCCGATGCCAACGGGCTGATGGTGCAGCTGCTGCCCGGTCAGCCCTAG
- a CDS encoding adenylosuccinate synthase, protein MPAIVLIGAQWGDEGKGKATDLLGGSVQWVVRYQGGNNAGHTVVLPNGENFALHLIPSGILTPGVTNVIGNGVVVDPGVLLTELAGLEERGIDTSGLILSADAHLLMPYHVAIDKVTERYLGSKKIGTTGRGIGPCYQDKVARIGIRVADVLDEESLRQKVHAALEFKNQVLVKIYNRKALDPDQVVDGVLEQAEGFKHRIADARLQLNQALERGETVLLEGSQGTLLDVDHGTYPFVTSSNPTAGGASVGSGIGPTRITTVLGILKAYTTRVGSGPFPTELFDEHGAYLAKTGGEVGVTTGRARRCGWFDAVIARYATRVNGITDYFLTKLDVLSSLQTVPICVGYEVDGKRTNEMPMTQSEIYRATPVYEELPGWWEDISGAREFAELPAKAQDYVLRLEELAGAPMSCIGVGPGRDQTIVRRDILSGS, encoded by the coding sequence ATGCCGGCAATAGTCCTGATCGGCGCTCAATGGGGCGACGAGGGGAAAGGCAAGGCGACCGACCTGCTCGGTGGCTCGGTTCAATGGGTAGTCCGCTACCAAGGCGGTAACAACGCCGGACACACAGTCGTGTTGCCCAACGGGGAGAATTTCGCCCTGCATCTCATCCCGTCGGGCATCCTCACCCCGGGGGTGACGAACGTCATCGGCAACGGTGTCGTGGTCGACCCCGGCGTGCTGCTGACCGAGCTCGCGGGCCTGGAGGAGCGGGGGATCGACACCTCGGGTCTCATCCTGTCCGCGGATGCGCATCTGTTGATGCCGTACCACGTCGCGATCGACAAGGTGACCGAAAGGTACCTGGGGTCCAAGAAGATTGGCACCACCGGCCGCGGTATCGGTCCCTGCTACCAGGACAAGGTGGCGCGTATCGGAATCCGGGTCGCCGATGTCCTCGACGAGGAGTCTCTGCGCCAGAAGGTCCATGCCGCACTGGAATTCAAGAACCAGGTACTGGTCAAGATCTACAACCGCAAGGCCCTGGACCCGGATCAGGTGGTCGACGGGGTGCTGGAGCAGGCTGAAGGATTCAAGCACCGCATCGCCGATGCCCGTCTGCAGCTCAACCAGGCGCTGGAGCGCGGTGAGACGGTGCTGCTGGAGGGATCGCAGGGCACGCTGCTCGACGTCGATCACGGTACGTATCCCTTTGTGACGTCCTCGAACCCGACTGCGGGCGGTGCGTCGGTGGGATCCGGTATCGGGCCCACCCGGATCACCACCGTGCTCGGGATCCTCAAGGCGTACACCACCCGCGTGGGCTCGGGTCCGTTCCCCACCGAGCTGTTCGACGAGCACGGCGCCTACCTGGCCAAGACGGGCGGCGAGGTGGGCGTGACCACCGGCCGCGCCCGGCGTTGCGGCTGGTTCGACGCCGTCATCGCCCGGTACGCCACGCGGGTCAACGGCATCACCGACTACTTCCTGACAAAACTGGACGTGCTGTCCAGCCTGCAGACGGTACCGATCTGCGTCGGCTACGAGGTGGACGGCAAGCGCACCAACGAGATGCCGATGACCCAAAGCGAGATCTACCGCGCCACACCGGTTTACGAGGAGCTTCCGGGCTGGTGGGAGGACATCTCGGGTGCCCGGGAATTCGCCGAACTACCCGCCAAGGCGCAGGATTACGTGCTGAGGCTGGAGGAGCTGGCGGGTGCACCGATGTCGTGCATCGGTGTCGGGCCGGGCCGCGATCAGACGATTGTGCGGCGGGACATACTCTCGGGGTCATGA
- a CDS encoding peptidase M50 translates to MSTPGVAEKASARVLLFGARRLPRVLRDLPVERVEESDAVRALVGALPDGATRLVVVGSDADLAQVLTYLMRAERLDVELGFVPDRRSHVRRIYRIGFGAARRAREGHADRVPLIRDDTGTALAGRASWQSGDGNGVTGEATVDDTLLFDGAALVDVEPTESVPGLRASVRSRIRLLPRRWATGRAAQLGTEGAVVVRDGVAGPRPVTRSTFYRHQQGWLLVR, encoded by the coding sequence GTGAGTACCCCGGGTGTCGCCGAGAAGGCATCGGCACGGGTTTTGCTGTTCGGTGCGCGCCGGCTGCCCCGCGTTTTGCGGGATCTCCCGGTGGAACGGGTGGAGGAATCCGATGCGGTGCGCGCGCTTGTCGGCGCGCTCCCGGACGGTGCCACCCGGCTGGTCGTGGTCGGCTCCGATGCAGACCTGGCACAGGTGCTCACCTACCTGATGCGTGCCGAAAGGCTGGACGTGGAGCTGGGTTTCGTGCCGGATCGGCGTTCGCATGTGCGGCGGATCTATCGGATCGGCTTCGGCGCGGCACGCCGGGCACGCGAGGGACACGCGGACCGGGTGCCGCTCATCCGCGACGACACCGGGACGGCCCTGGCCGGCCGCGCCTCGTGGCAGAGCGGCGACGGCAACGGGGTGACCGGCGAGGCGACCGTGGATGACACCCTGCTTTTCGACGGTGCCGCACTGGTCGACGTCGAGCCCACCGAGTCCGTGCCGGGCCTGCGCGCGTCCGTACGAAGCCGCATCCGTCTCCTTCCCCGCCGCTGGGCGACCGGGCGGGCCGCACAGTTGGGCACCGAGGGTGCCGTCGTCGTCCGTGACGGCGTCGCGGGCCCTCGCCCGGTCACCCGCTCCACGTTCTATCGGCACCAACAGGGCTGGTTGCTTGTCCGGTAG
- a CDS encoding site-2 protease family protein, which yields MNVKQSVRPSPVFLALVALTIAGAVLAWLGGNSTEPLARGGVFVFVFTGWVVSLCLHEFGHAYTAWRFGDTRARGYLTLNPLQYTDPVLSIVLPLVFIALGGIGLPGGAVYVHTAGMSNRQRTMVSLAGPSANAALAVLILGTTALFADRDHIVFWAAMAYLGFLQVTAVVLNLLPVPGLDGYGALEPHLSPNTQRTLGNAKTFGFLILFLLLMSPPINRAFFGAVYWVVASFGVDPGLAQIGGWLFRFWSKLL from the coding sequence GTGAACGTCAAGCAGTCGGTACGCCCCAGCCCCGTCTTTCTGGCGCTGGTCGCGCTCACCATCGCCGGGGCGGTGCTGGCATGGCTGGGCGGCAACTCCACCGAGCCGTTGGCACGCGGCGGGGTGTTCGTCTTCGTGTTCACCGGGTGGGTGGTCTCGCTGTGCCTGCACGAGTTCGGGCATGCCTACACCGCGTGGCGTTTCGGTGACACCCGGGCGCGGGGGTATCTGACGTTGAACCCGCTGCAGTACACCGATCCGGTGCTGTCCATCGTGCTGCCGCTGGTGTTCATCGCGCTCGGCGGCATCGGACTCCCGGGCGGGGCCGTGTACGTCCACACCGCCGGCATGAGCAACCGGCAGCGGACCATGGTGAGTCTGGCCGGACCGAGCGCGAATGCAGCGCTGGCCGTGTTAATTCTCGGGACGACAGCACTTTTCGCCGATCGCGACCACATCGTCTTCTGGGCGGCCATGGCCTACCTCGGATTTCTCCAGGTGACGGCGGTGGTGCTCAACCTGCTACCGGTGCCGGGCCTGGACGGCTACGGCGCGCTCGAACCGCACCTGAGCCCCAACACGCAGCGCACACTCGGCAACGCCAAGACGTTCGGGTTCCTCATCTTGTTCCTGCTGCTGATGTCGCCGCCGATCAACAGGGCGTTCTTCGGCGCCGTGTACTGGGTCGTCGCGTCGTTCGGCGTCGACCCCGGGCTCGCCCAGATCGGTGGCTGGCTGTTCCGCTTCTGGAGCAAGCTGCTCTAG
- a CDS encoding cation diffusion facilitator family transporter yields the protein MGVGHDHGHGAAAANPADVRVGRMCVSLGIVGSFFVLELVVALLINSLALLADAGHMLTDLVGLIMGLSAILLARRGSTSAARTYGWHRAEVLTAIVNAALLTGISAFVMYEAVERLTGGAPPEVPGMPMMIVALAGLAANVVVIWLLRSHAEGSLAVRGAYMEVLADAVGSVGVLVAAIITLTTGWKYADIVVGVLISLWILPRAFSLARAALRILTETSPKHIDVEELRSALLAVDGVSSVHDLHVWTLVPGKDMATAHLTSTADAALVLAAARSVLADRGLSHATIQVEPPEAQEHCEEHANW from the coding sequence GTGGGAGTCGGACACGATCACGGGCATGGGGCCGCCGCGGCCAATCCGGCCGACGTGCGGGTGGGACGCATGTGCGTCTCCCTGGGCATCGTCGGCTCGTTCTTCGTCCTCGAACTCGTCGTCGCGCTGCTGATCAATTCGCTGGCCCTGTTGGCCGACGCCGGTCACATGCTCACCGATCTCGTCGGACTCATCATGGGGCTCAGCGCCATCCTGCTGGCTCGTCGCGGAAGTACCTCGGCGGCAAGGACCTACGGCTGGCACCGTGCCGAGGTGCTCACCGCGATCGTCAACGCGGCGCTACTCACCGGCATCTCCGCCTTCGTGATGTACGAGGCGGTGGAACGCCTGACCGGTGGCGCACCCCCGGAGGTTCCGGGGATGCCGATGATGATCGTCGCGTTGGCCGGGCTGGCCGCCAACGTGGTGGTGATCTGGTTGCTGCGTTCGCATGCCGAGGGCAGTCTCGCGGTCCGCGGCGCATACATGGAGGTGCTGGCCGACGCGGTCGGTAGCGTCGGCGTGCTGGTGGCGGCGATCATCACTCTCACCACCGGCTGGAAGTACGCCGATATCGTTGTCGGCGTTCTTATTTCGCTGTGGATATTGCCGCGGGCGTTCTCGCTGGCGCGGGCCGCGCTGCGCATCCTGACCGAGACCTCGCCCAAGCACATCGACGTCGAGGAGCTGCGTTCCGCACTGCTGGCGGTGGACGGTGTGAGCAGCGTGCACGATCTGCACGTGTGGACCCTGGTGCCGGGCAAGGACATGGCCACCGCACACCTGACCAGCACCGCCGACGCCGCGCTGGTGCTGGCGGCGGCACGCTCCGTGCTCGCTGACCGTGGCCTGTCGCACGCCACCATTCAGGTGGAACCGCCTGAGGCGCAAGAGCACTGCGAAGAACACGCCAACTGGTAG
- a CDS encoding DUF3151 domain-containing protein encodes MSPTHDLLGPEPVLLPGDDDAESALLNGQDPAAVAAAYPAASIAWAELAENALDDDGSDNRTASIVTAYAFARTGYHRGLDQLRRNGWKGFGPVPYSHEPNRGFLRAVAALARAAKLIGEDHEFARCCDLLDDCDPAARPALGL; translated from the coding sequence ATGAGTCCAACGCATGATCTGCTGGGTCCCGAGCCGGTGCTGCTGCCCGGAGATGACGACGCCGAATCGGCCCTGCTCAACGGTCAGGATCCGGCCGCGGTGGCGGCGGCGTATCCCGCCGCGTCGATCGCCTGGGCCGAACTCGCCGAGAATGCGCTGGATGACGACGGGTCCGACAACCGCACGGCCAGCATCGTCACCGCGTACGCCTTCGCGCGCACGGGGTATCACCGTGGCCTGGACCAGTTGCGACGAAACGGGTGGAAGGGCTTTGGTCCGGTGCCGTACTCGCACGAGCCCAATCGCGGCTTCCTGCGTGCGGTGGCCGCCCTGGCCCGTGCCGCCAAGCTGATCGGTGAGGATCACGAATTCGCGCGGTGCTGCGATCTGCTCGACGACTGCGATCCGGCCGCCCGTCCCGCGTTGGGTCTGTAA
- a CDS encoding Rv0361 family membrane protein, translating into MANPTGGNSEAKPDPQGEEPVDSAEQPEGAANTPEISDAEDNTDTGPVPPLDDAQTVVMAPAKPDVPRYTAPGFDANKTEMIVPVGDDPKTEFIQPLATKARPKAATPETIAPRKEEKRSWGWVIALALVVAALAAVIVLAAVIISRTSAPKASQEELVRTSIQNYDNAIQTGNLAALRTITCGETRDGYVRYPDAEWSQTYQKVAAAKQYPVVASIDEVVVNGEHAEANVTSFMAFAPQTRSSRSFDLQLRDNQWKICQSD; encoded by the coding sequence ATGGCGAACCCCACCGGTGGAAATTCCGAGGCCAAGCCCGACCCACAGGGCGAAGAGCCCGTGGACTCCGCCGAGCAGCCGGAAGGCGCCGCGAACACCCCGGAGATCTCCGACGCCGAGGACAACACAGACACCGGTCCGGTTCCGCCGCTCGACGACGCTCAGACCGTCGTGATGGCGCCGGCCAAGCCCGACGTTCCGCGCTACACGGCTCCCGGATTCGACGCCAACAAGACCGAGATGATCGTGCCCGTCGGCGACGATCCGAAAACCGAGTTCATCCAGCCGCTGGCGACCAAGGCGCGCCCCAAGGCGGCAACCCCCGAGACCATCGCTCCGCGCAAGGAAGAGAAGCGGAGCTGGGGCTGGGTAATCGCACTGGCCCTCGTCGTCGCCGCGCTGGCTGCGGTCATCGTCCTGGCCGCAGTCATCATCTCTCGCACCAGCGCACCGAAGGCATCCCAAGAAGAGTTGGTGCGCACCAGCATTCAGAACTACGACAACGCCATCCAGACCGGCAACCTGGCCGCCCTACGCACGATCACCTGCGGCGAGACCCGCGACGGCTACGTGCGCTACCCCGACGCCGAATGGTCCCAGACGTATCAGAAGGTGGCCGCCGCCAAGCAGTACCCGGTGGTCGCCAGCATCGACGAGGTCGTCGTCAACGGCGAGCATGCCGAGGCCAACGTCACCTCCTTCATGGCGTTCGCGCCGCAGACCCGGTCATCGCGAAGCTTCGATCTGCAGCTGCGCGACAACCAGTGGAAGATCTGCCAGTCCGACTAG